A genomic window from Cloacibacillus evryensis DSM 19522 includes:
- a CDS encoding TetR/AcrR family transcriptional regulator yields MYIRSNKRKLQAIETKNRIFDIAHTMFRERGFYNVTVEEIADAANISVGALYHHFKNKYELLTAWHDRLDEQYAKYYINIKNDPHFANATAPEIIKEMLLYIQETCINYGTEYISVIYSYLLSNTEFATIMTDMGREYYKIMTELMEKGQDEGTIRKDIPVAQLVHDLTIVSRGCLTDWAIEHSNKRMRDFSKSVLDSFLRGIAA; encoded by the coding sequence TTGTATATTCGCAGCAATAAACGTAAGCTTCAAGCCATAGAGACAAAAAACAGGATATTTGATATAGCGCATACAATGTTCCGTGAGCGGGGATTTTATAACGTTACGGTCGAAGAGATCGCCGATGCCGCCAATATTTCCGTGGGGGCGCTCTACCATCATTTTAAAAATAAATACGAACTTTTGACGGCATGGCATGACAGACTAGACGAACAATATGCAAAATATTACATAAACATAAAAAATGATCCCCATTTTGCAAATGCCACGGCGCCAGAGATCATCAAGGAAATGCTTTTATACATACAGGAAACTTGTATCAATTACGGGACGGAATATATCAGTGTGATATATTCTTATTTGCTTTCCAATACCGAGTTCGCAACAATCATGACAGACATGGGGCGCGAGTATTACAAGATTATGACTGAGCTCATGGAGAAAGGACAGGACGAGGGAACGATCAGGAAAGACATCCCGGTCGCACAACTTGTACACGACCTGACGATAGTCAGCCGCGGCTGCCTTACCGATTGGGCGATAGAGCATTCGAATAAGCGTATGCGAGATTTTTCAAAATCAGTTTTAGACAGCTTCCTGCGCGGGATTGCCGCATAG